One stretch of Desulfovibrio aminophilus DSM 12254 DNA includes these proteins:
- a CDS encoding 2-phosphosulfolactate phosphatase: MNVFITYGLEGAREARGLTVVIDVFRAFTTACFVAASGGEILAVAGEDDARALAKSLPGAALMGERDCIPLPGFDYGNSPALVENEDFGGRRVVFTTSAGTQGLAAAASADEIVTGSFVNARAVVEHIRARGPEIVTLVALGEAGVLPSPEDSMCAIYIKNELDGFPNSFKTLAGYLPTVPSAAKFHDPAKDYAPPRDLELCLDLDRFDFVLRAEPDPRGGFLLVRSAPGASA; the protein is encoded by the coding sequence GTGAACGTATTCATCACCTACGGCCTGGAAGGGGCCCGGGAGGCCCGGGGCCTGACCGTGGTCATCGACGTGTTCCGTGCCTTCACCACGGCCTGCTTCGTGGCCGCCTCGGGCGGCGAGATCCTGGCCGTCGCCGGAGAGGACGACGCGCGGGCCCTGGCCAAGTCGTTGCCCGGTGCGGCGCTCATGGGCGAACGCGACTGCATCCCCCTGCCGGGGTTCGATTACGGCAACTCTCCGGCCCTGGTGGAAAACGAGGACTTCGGCGGACGCCGGGTGGTCTTCACCACCAGCGCGGGCACCCAGGGCCTGGCCGCCGCCGCGTCGGCCGACGAGATCGTCACCGGCTCCTTCGTCAACGCCCGGGCCGTGGTCGAGCACATCCGCGCGCGCGGGCCCGAGATCGTGACCCTGGTGGCTCTCGGGGAGGCCGGAGTTCTGCCGAGCCCCGAGGACAGCATGTGCGCCATCTACATCAAGAACGAGCTGGACGGCTTCCCCAACAGCTTCAAGACCCTGGCCGGCTATCTGCCGACCGTCCCGAGCGCGGCCAAGTTCCATGACCCGGCGAAGGACTACGCCCCGCCGCGCGACCTGGAACTCTGTCTGGATCTGGATCGCTTCGACTTCGTCCTGCGCGCCGAGCCCGATCCCCGGGGCGGCTTTCTGCTCGTCCGGTCCGCGCCGGGCGCTTCGGCCTGA